The Gemmatimonadaceae bacterium nucleotide sequence ATCACGGCGGCCATGCCAAGCGGCACCGGCATCGGCACCGTCGGCAAGGCACACCCGGCGCGCACCTTCGACGTCGGCATCGCCGAGGGCCACGCCGTGACGTTCGCGGCCGGCCTCGCCACGCGCGGCATCAAGCCGGTGGTCGCGATCTACTCCACCTTCCTGCAGCGCGCGTACGACAACGTGATCCACGACTGCGCCATCCAGCACCTGCCGGTGGTGTTCGCCATGGACCGCGCCGGCTTCGTGGGTGAGGACGGCGAGACGCACATGGGGCTGTACGACATCGCCTACATGCTGACCATCCCGTACATGACGGTCACCGCCCCGAAGGACGCGACCGAGATGCTCGCGTTGCTGCGCACGGGCGTGGAACAGAACGAGGGGCCGTTCTCGCTGCGCTACCCGCGTGATGCCGCCCCCGACACCGTGCCGCCGATGTCCACCATCGCGCCCATCGCCCACGGCACCTGGGACGTGCTGCGCCGCGGCAGCGAGTTCGCGATCCTCGCGGTGGGCACGATGGTCAACGAGTCGCTCGCCGCCGCCGAGGCGCTGGCGGCGGAGGGGATCAACGTCACCGTGGTGAACTGCCGCTACCTCAAGCCGTACGATGCCCTCACGCTCTCCGCGCTGCTCGCCGACCACCGCCAGCTGCTGGTGGTGGAGGAAGGGACGGTGGTGAACGGATTCGGCGCCTACATGGCCCAGGTGGTGTCGAAGATCGACGCGTCCGTGCGCGTCACGGCGCACGGCATTCCCGACCGCTTCATCTACGCCGCGTCACGGCAGCGGCAGCTCGCCATGTGCGGGCTGGATGCGACGGGCATCGCCGACAAGGTCCGCTCGCTCCACGAAACCGAAGCGCTGGCCGGGTGACCATCCGTCTCGGCGTCATCGGGCACCGCGGGTACGAGGGGCTCCAGGATGTGCTGGCCGAGCTGCAGCGCCTGTCGCCGCCGCTCGGCCTGTCACTGTTCGTGGAACGCGGCCTGGTGGACGATCCGCGCGATGCCGCGCCACTGACGGAGGAGACCCCGCTCGACCTGCTCCTCACGATGGGCGGCGACGGCACCTTCCTCCGTGGCGCGCGCTTCCTGCGTGGCCGGCAGATCCCGATCGCCGGGCTCAACCTCGGCCGCCTCGGGTTCCTGACGTCGGGGTCGCGCGAGCACCTCGAGCGCAGCCTGCGCTGCATCGCCGCGGCGGGCTACGTCGTGGAGCGCCGCATGGCGCTCGAGGCGCACGTCACGGACGCCGGCGGACGCGTGCACTACGGCTGGCGTGCCGTGAACGACGTCGTGCTGCACAAGGGTGGCTTCGCGCGCGTGCTCCAGCTGCGCGCCACCGTGGATGGGGAGGAGGTCGCGCGCTACTCCGCCGACGGCGTGATCGCCGCCACCCCCACGGGGTCCACCGCCTACTCGCTCTCGGCTGGCGGGCCCGTGATCGTCCCGACCGTCGAGTCGATCCTGCTGACGCCCGTCTCGCCGCACACGCTCGCGATGCGCCCGGTGGTGCTGCCGCCGACCGCGAAGCTCACGCTCGAGGTGCTCCGCGAGGCGACCGAACTGCTCATCACGGTGGACGGGCAGGTTGGCGCGACCTTCGGCGCCGGCGAGACCCTGCATGTGCAGCGCTCCGCCGACCCGGTGCTGATCGCGCGGCTGGACGACGCGAGCTTCTTCTTCACGCGCCTGCGGGACAAGCTCGGCTGGGGCGGTCTGGCCGACCGCGACTAGGAGCGCCGGGTCGTGCTGCTGGAACTCCGGATCCGCGACCTCGCCATCATCCGCCAGGTGTCGCTGCCACTCGCCGCCGGCTTCAACGTGCTGAGCGGCGAGACGGGTGCCGGCAAGTCGATCATCGTCGGCGCGCTGACCGTGCTCCTGGGTGAGCGGGCCAGTGCCGACATGATCCGGCCGGGCGCCGAGCGGGCCACGGTCGAGGGCGTGTTCGATGTCGCCTCGCAACGCGACGTCCTCGATGCGCTCGACGAGCGGGGACTCGAGCACGAGGATGGGGTGCTGGTGCTGCGTCGCGAGATCGCGCCGGGCCGTGCGCGGGCGTGGGTGAACGGCACGCCGGTCACGGCGGCGGTGCTGGGGGCGATCGGCCGGCTGCTGGTGACCGTGCATGGCCAGCACGAGGCGCACACGCTGATGGACGCGACGGCGCAACGCCGCTGGCTCGACACCGCCGCCGGCGCACTGGGCACCGCCCGTGACGTGGTCGCGCGCCACGCGGACGTGGCCGCGGCGCAGGCGGCGATCGCCGAGCACCACACGCGGCAGCGCGAGGCAGCCCAGCGCGCCGACTACCTGCGACATGTCGTCGACGAGATCGACAGGGCGCAGTTGTCCCCGGGCGAGGACGAGCGGCTCACCGAGGAACTGCAGCGGCTCGAGCACGCGGGTGAGTTGCGGGCGCTGGCCGCACAGGTGGTGCAACGACTCGACGGCGGCGAGGATGACGACAGCGGCCTGCTGCACCAGGTTGGTGCCGTGCAGCGCCTGCTGTCACAGCTCCGCCGCATCGATGCCGGCACCGAGCGGCTGGCCCAGCTCGGTGACGAGGCGGCCTACGCGCTGGAAGAGCTGATGCGCGACGCCGACGTGTACGCCGCCGGCGTGGAGCTTGACCCGGAGCGGCTGGCCGAGGCACAGCGCCGCCGTGACGTGGTCTTCCGCCTGCTGAAGAAGTACGGCCCGACCG carries:
- a CDS encoding NAD(+)/NADH kinase, with product MTIRLGVIGHRGYEGLQDVLAELQRLSPPLGLSLFVERGLVDDPRDAAPLTEETPLDLLLTMGGDGTFLRGARFLRGRQIPIAGLNLGRLGFLTSGSREHLERSLRCIAAAGYVVERRMALEAHVTDAGGRVHYGWRAVNDVVLHKGGFARVLQLRATVDGEEVARYSADGVIAATPTGSTAYSLSAGGPVIVPTVESILLTPVSPHTLAMRPVVLPPTAKLTLEVLREATELLITVDGQVGATFGAGETLHVQRSADPVLIARLDDASFFFTRLRDKLGWGGLADRD
- the recN gene encoding DNA repair protein RecN; this translates as MLLELRIRDLAIIRQVSLPLAAGFNVLSGETGAGKSIIVGALTVLLGERASADMIRPGAERATVEGVFDVASQRDVLDALDERGLEHEDGVLVLRREIAPGRARAWVNGTPVTAAVLGAIGRLLVTVHGQHEAHTLMDATAQRRWLDTAAGALGTARDVVARHADVAAAQAAIAEHHTRQREAAQRADYLRHVVDEIDRAQLSPGEDERLTEELQRLEHAGELRALAAQVVQRLDGGEDDDSGLLHQVGAVQRLLSQLRRIDAGTERLAQLGDEAAYALEELMRDADVYAAGVELDPERLAEAQRRRDVVFRLLKKYGPTAADVLAQAEAARDGLRLVDDADVALRRLEDTLRAARDGFVRSASALSEARHRTAQALGDTVTTQLPALGLPEGRFVVALTPRDEPGPSGNEEVEFRVALNAGHEARPLARVASGGELSRVMLALASTQAAKDSVPTLVFDEIDAGIGGRVGQQVGDALRALAARHQVFAITHLAQLASRAHHQIVVEKGTADGVTSTDVRVVTGSERAREVSRMLGGDPLSPVGIAHAEELLRGAGDMTPGTSPPRGRPTKKR